The genome window TGGGGGGTAGGAAGCTAGAAGCTTCATCGCACGTGCGGAGACGGTGACTGCCGTCAGTCCTCTTTAAGGCCCGTTTTGCCGCTTGAGCGCGTCTATCAGGGCTGCGGGCTCGCTGACACTCAGCATCACGCTGTAGCCCTCTGTGGTGGGAATGCGTGCCACACGCGTGGGGTCAGTGATGAAGAGCAGGGCCTTTTCGCCATTGCGCAGCTTGAACCAGCCGGAGGCATAACCGGGCAGCCCGGTGCCATTGGTGCGCCATTTGGCTTGATGCTCCTTGTCCTGCTTGAGATTGGTCACCACGGCCTTGTCCAGTTGGAGGGCACGCAGGGGGATCAGGCGGCCGTACAGGTCCCCCTGAATGCGGAGGCCTTCCGGGGAGACGGTGCAGGTGACGTGACGCGTGGACCATGCCAGGTAGCCCATGAGGGCCGCCCCGAGCATCAGAACCAGCGCGATGATGGCGAGAACCCAGAGCGACTTGGAAGATGCGGGGATGATGGGAAAGACAATCGAGGTGTCCATGCTCCAAAGTGTGATCCCGATGCTGCAACATGCAATGGGCACAAAAAATCCGGCAGCCTTGTGGGCTGCCGGATAAGTCGTGTCTGGGGCAAAACGAGCTCGGAAGCTCGTCTTACACGTTACGCGTTCGCACGCAGGATCTGCGCGAGCACGTAGGGCAGGATGCCACCGGCGCGGTAGTAGTCGATCTCCACAGGGGTGTCGATGCGGACGATGACCGGGATGTCGAAGCTGCTTCCGTCGGCCTTGTGGACGCGGAGAGTGGCTTCGCTCATGGGCTTGAAGTCATTGCTCAGGCCCAGGAGGTCGAAGGTGGCATCGCTGAGGTCCTTCACCTTGTCGTAGTCAGCCTTGTCCTTGAAGTTGCAGGGCAGGACACCCATGCCGACGAGGTTGCTGCGGTGGATACGCTCGAAGGACTTGGTGATGACGGCTTTGACGCCGAGCAAACGTGTTCCTTTGGCAGCCCAGTCGCGGCTGGATCCCATGCCGTAGTCTTCCGCACCGATGACGATCGTGGGCGTGCCAGCGGCCTTGTAGGCCTCGGCAGCGTCGTAGATGCTCATTTCGGTGCCGGCAGGCTGCAGGAGGGTGTCGCCACCTTCCTTGCCGCCGAGCATGAGGTTCTTGATGCGTACGTTGGCAAAGGTGCCGCGGGTCATCACGAGGTCATTGCCACGACGGCTGCCGTAGCTGTTGAAGTCGGCCTGGGTGACACCGTTTTCGAGCAGGAAACGGCCGGCAGGGCTGGCCTTCTTGATCGCGCCCGCAGGGCTGATGTGGTCGGTGGTGACGGAATCGCCGAAGATGCCGAGAGGGCGTGCGCCTTTGATCTCGGTGATGTCGCCGGGGGTCATGCTGAAGTCAGCAAAGAATGGCGGATGCTGGATGTAGGTGGACTTGCCGTCCCACTCAAACACGTCACCCACGCTGCCCTGGATTTCATTCCACTTCGGATTCTGCGAAGCGAAGTCGGTGTAGAGCTTGCGGAAGACCTCGGGGGAAAGAGCGGAGGCCATGGCATCACGCACTTCCGCGAGGGTGGGCCAGATATCCTTCAGATACACGCCGCTGCCTGCGACGATCTCGTCCTTGCTCAGGTCAATATCAACCGTGCCAGCGATCGCGTAGGCGACCACGAGCGGGGGGCTCATGAGGAAGTTGGCCTTGATGCTCTGATGCACGCGGGCTTCGAAGTTGCGGTTGCCGGACAGCACGCTGGCGGCCACGACATCCTTGCTCTTCACCACGTCTTCAATGCCGGCGTCGAGAGGGCCGGAGTTGCCGATGCAGGTGGTGCAGCCGTAGCCGACGGTCTGGAAGCCCAGCTTGTCCAGCTCGACCTGAAGGCCGGTCTTGTTGAGGTAATCAGTCACCACGCGGCTGCCTGGGCCGAGGCTGGTTTTGACAGAGGGCTTCACGGTCAGGCCCTTGGCGTTCGCCTTCTTGGCCAGGAGGCCGGCGGCCAGCATGACGTTTGGGTTGCTGGTGTTG of Prosthecobacter vanneervenii contains these proteins:
- a CDS encoding PH domain-containing protein; translated protein: MDTSIVFPIIPASSKSLWVLAIIALVLMLGAALMGYLAWSTRHVTCTVSPEGLRIQGDLYGRLIPLRALQLDKAVVTNLKQDKEHQAKWRTNGTGLPGYASGWFKLRNGEKALLFITDPTRVARIPTTEGYSVMLSVSEPAALIDALKRQNGP
- the acnA gene encoding aconitate hydratase AcnA, which encodes MNTPHTFTTGSGTPGKYYSLPALEAAGIGKVSRLPVSIRIVLESLLRNLDGKKVTEADVKNLANWNAKAPGEYEIPFTVARIVLQDFTGVPLLVDLAAMRSKVKQLGKNPKMVEPLVPVDLVVDHSVQVDYAGTQNALNQNLALEFERNKERYQFLKWGEQAFNTFKVVPPGIGIVHQVNLEYLAKGVLEKDGVYYPDSLVGTDSHTTMINGLGVVGWGVGGIEAEAGMLGQPVTFLVPEVVGVYLTGALKEGVTATDLVLEVTQKLRKLGVVGKFVEFYGPGAVSLPVTDRATIANMAPEYGATMGFFGVDEETIAYLRGTGRSEELCTTVTNYYKAQGMWGIPTEKGALDFTTEMEMDLSTVVPCVSGPKRPQDRIEVPTLKGKFRDLLGSEVKAGGFGKADSFKPAEVVVNSKADVKDTITDGSVLIAAITSCTNTSNPNVMLAAGLLAKKANAKGLTVKPSVKTSLGPGSRVVTDYLNKTGLQVELDKLGFQTVGYGCTTCIGNSGPLDAGIEDVVKSKDVVAASVLSGNRNFEARVHQSIKANFLMSPPLVVAYAIAGTVDIDLSKDEIVAGSGVYLKDIWPTLAEVRDAMASALSPEVFRKLYTDFASQNPKWNEIQGSVGDVFEWDGKSTYIQHPPFFADFSMTPGDITEIKGARPLGIFGDSVTTDHISPAGAIKKASPAGRFLLENGVTQADFNSYGSRRGNDLVMTRGTFANVRIKNLMLGGKEGGDTLLQPAGTEMSIYDAAEAYKAAGTPTIVIGAEDYGMGSSRDWAAKGTRLLGVKAVITKSFERIHRSNLVGMGVLPCNFKDKADYDKVKDLSDATFDLLGLSNDFKPMSEATLRVHKADGSSFDIPVIVRIDTPVEIDYYRAGGILPYVLAQILRANA